The following are encoded in a window of Saccharothrix longispora genomic DNA:
- a CDS encoding CHAT domain-containing protein: MPAPKSARAVALARQLRDSALDAATADRHPVAIRQMRRGLDLLETPGIDPQERHEVRIRLLSLLAFCLGETGNVEDGLLQFAAVDRELGELRDDGLRTRLATTANLNRSALLCRVGRIDEGIASLDVVVDLLDAVIQRAASPDLDAVNLLALALSNRGNAHGEVHRHDKAVRDLDRVVALAEAHDLPLRAAIAKHALGNAVQRAGDIPVALRHYHEANRAFQELEPGLLLRLRIDQAEAMISVGLADEAGRLLDEVLPDLRRQRIGQDVAEAELLRAAAALQDGDAALAKRTAGAAQRKLARRGSPAWAAVAGLIALRVDAARALAGRPSATVVARAEALSAELARLKLGDQAAFALVLAARLEIRRGDPDRADALLRSVPKSRRIAPIDHRMLLRLARAELALARGNQRVALAQAKAGLAELGRMRDGLGGLELVSGTAVHGRELGELAVRLVLRGRDSAANAKRLFTWLERTRAQLYRYDPAESTVDSELGERITEVRRLSRVLLRARLDGLPTAELESRLKASQRAASRLGWSAASPWGTPRPVGTPDEVLARLDGRALVSFAVVDDDLIAVVLADDRVRMVRLGSATAATEGARRLHADLNALAPDHLAPPLVDVIAASARREADKLDRLLLRPLAPMIGDRELVVVPTGALYVVPWGVLPTCANRPTTAVPSATAWLSATRAEREPAAGVLLVRGPGLEAAEGEIDRLAGYHRDATLLGVPEARVAAVLDALDGVELAHIAAHGEHEPENALFSRLELVDGAVFAHEVGRVRRPPHRVVLAACELALNRVRPGDEPLGFAGALLAGGARTVIAASSRVGDEPSAAAMADFHRHLAGGARPAVALADAVAADPLRRPFVCLGSG, encoded by the coding sequence GTGCCTGCGCCGAAGTCCGCCCGGGCAGTCGCCCTCGCCCGGCAGCTGCGCGACAGCGCGCTGGACGCCGCGACCGCGGACCGGCACCCCGTCGCCATCCGGCAGATGCGCCGCGGCCTGGACCTGCTCGAAACCCCCGGCATCGACCCGCAGGAGCGCCACGAGGTCCGCATCCGGCTGCTCAGCCTCCTCGCCTTCTGCCTCGGTGAGACCGGCAACGTCGAGGACGGCCTGCTCCAGTTCGCCGCCGTCGACCGCGAACTGGGGGAACTGCGCGACGACGGGCTGCGCACCCGGCTCGCCACCACCGCGAACCTCAACCGCTCCGCCCTGCTGTGCCGCGTCGGCCGCATCGACGAGGGCATCGCCAGCCTCGACGTCGTCGTCGACCTGCTCGACGCCGTGATCCAGCGGGCCGCGTCCCCCGACCTCGACGCGGTCAACCTCCTCGCGCTCGCCCTGTCCAACCGGGGCAACGCCCACGGCGAGGTGCACCGCCACGACAAGGCCGTCCGCGACCTCGACCGCGTCGTCGCCCTCGCCGAGGCCCACGACCTGCCGCTGCGCGCCGCCATCGCCAAGCACGCCCTCGGCAACGCCGTGCAGCGCGCCGGCGACATCCCCGTCGCCCTGCGGCACTACCACGAGGCCAACCGGGCGTTCCAGGAACTCGAACCGGGTCTGCTGCTGCGCCTGCGCATCGACCAGGCCGAGGCCATGATCAGCGTCGGCCTCGCCGACGAGGCCGGCCGGCTGCTCGACGAGGTCCTGCCGGACCTGCGCCGCCAGCGCATCGGCCAGGACGTCGCCGAAGCCGAGCTGCTCCGCGCCGCCGCCGCCCTCCAGGACGGTGACGCGGCGCTCGCCAAGCGCACGGCGGGCGCCGCCCAGCGCAAGCTCGCCCGCCGCGGCAGCCCCGCGTGGGCCGCCGTCGCCGGCCTCATCGCCCTCCGCGTGGACGCCGCGCGCGCCCTCGCCGGACGCCCCTCCGCCACCGTCGTCGCCCGCGCCGAAGCGCTGTCCGCCGAACTCGCCCGCCTCAAGCTCGGCGACCAGGCCGCGTTCGCGCTCGTCCTCGCCGCCCGCCTGGAGATCCGCCGCGGCGACCCGGACCGCGCCGACGCCCTGCTGCGCAGCGTCCCCAAGTCCCGCCGCATCGCGCCCATCGACCACCGCATGCTGCTTCGGCTCGCCCGCGCCGAACTCGCCCTCGCCCGCGGCAACCAGCGCGTCGCCCTCGCCCAGGCCAAGGCCGGCCTCGCCGAACTGGGCCGCATGCGCGACGGCCTCGGCGGCCTCGAACTCGTCTCCGGCACCGCCGTGCACGGCCGCGAGCTGGGCGAGCTCGCCGTGCGGCTGGTGCTGCGCGGCCGCGACTCGGCCGCCAACGCCAAACGCCTCTTCACCTGGCTCGAACGCACCCGCGCCCAGCTCTACCGCTACGACCCCGCCGAGTCCACGGTGGACTCCGAATTGGGTGAGCGGATCACCGAGGTGCGCCGGCTCAGCCGCGTCCTGCTCCGCGCCCGCCTCGACGGCCTGCCCACCGCCGAACTGGAGTCGCGCCTCAAGGCGAGCCAGCGCGCCGCCTCCCGCCTGGGCTGGAGCGCCGCCAGCCCGTGGGGCACACCCCGCCCGGTCGGCACCCCGGACGAGGTCCTCGCCCGCCTCGACGGCCGCGCCCTGGTCAGCTTCGCCGTCGTCGACGACGACCTCATCGCCGTCGTCCTCGCCGACGACCGCGTCCGCATGGTGCGCCTCGGCTCGGCCACCGCCGCCACCGAAGGCGCCCGCCGCCTCCACGCCGACCTCAACGCCCTCGCCCCCGACCACCTCGCACCGCCCCTGGTCGACGTCATCGCCGCCTCCGCGCGCCGCGAGGCGGACAAGCTCGACCGGCTCCTGCTGCGCCCCCTCGCGCCCATGATCGGCGACCGCGAGCTCGTCGTCGTGCCCACCGGCGCCCTCTACGTCGTGCCCTGGGGCGTCCTCCCGACCTGCGCGAACCGGCCCACCACCGCCGTGCCGTCCGCCACCGCCTGGCTGTCCGCCACCCGCGCCGAGCGCGAACCGGCCGCCGGCGTCCTCCTCGTCCGCGGCCCCGGTCTGGAAGCGGCCGAGGGCGAGATCGACCGCCTCGCCGGCTACCACCGGGACGCCACGCTCCTCGGCGTCCCGGAAGCCCGCGTCGCCGCCGTCCTCGACGCCCTCGACGGCGTCGAACTCGCCCACATCGCCGCCCACGGCGAGCACGAGCCCGAGAACGCCCTGTTCTCCCGGCTCGAACTCGTCGACGGCGCCGTGTTCGCCCACGAGGTCGGCCGCGTCCGCCGCCCACCCCACCGGGTCGTGCTCGCCGCCTGCGAACTCGCCCTCAACCGCGTCCGCCCCGGCGACGAGCCCCTCGGGTTCGCCGGGGCGCTCCTCGCCGGCGGCGCGCGCACCGTCATCGCCGCGTCCAGCCGCGTGGGCGACGAGCCCTCCGCCGCCGCGATGGCCGACTTCCACCGCCACCTCGCCGGCGGCGCCCGACCCGCCGTGGCCCTGGCCGACGCCGTCGCCGCCGACCCCCTGCGCAGGCCGTTCGTCTGCCTCGGCTCCGGCTGA